The following are encoded in a window of Anoplopoma fimbria isolate UVic2021 breed Golden Eagle Sablefish chromosome 3, Afim_UVic_2022, whole genome shotgun sequence genomic DNA:
- the LOC129113579 gene encoding mitochondrial ubiquitin ligase activator of nfkb 1-A, translated as MGDFPINPLVLIGAGSSFAFSGLFYHLYQEKKKELIKLKEIPVFKPDQHLVRVLGASPHKRLQYVAVEGLVQADGEPLASQFVPRCFGVIQKIAVEEHWKYWNSLTNTWNSRTKNRKETNNSVPFSLVSPGTYITDLYVKIQNPLEASGCYLDRVYYKARRAEEGLVNVMMQGLSGEKPVAMEESEELLRVGSTLTGFGEVVLEGGQVMRLQAPQDGRKYILVPTDHRSFMDRHERSASMWKKLTAVTGITGASLLAKVIYGLVGNQDDKSK; from the exons ATGGGTGACTTTCCCATAAACCCGCTGGTTTTGATTGGTGCCGGGTCCAGCTTTGCTTTCTCTGGCCTTTTCTATCATCTAtaccaagaaaagaaaaaagaactgatAAAGCTGAAG GAAATACCCGTTTTCAAGCCAGATCAACACTTGGTCAGAGTGCTGGGAGCATCTCCACACAAGCGACTTCAGTATGTTGCAGTAGAAG GTCTGGTGCAGGCAGATGGGGAGCCTCTGGCCAGCCAGTTTGTCCCACGATGCTTTGGTGTGATTCAGAAGATAGCAGTGGAGGAGCACTGGAAATACTGGAACTCCCTCACCAACACATG GAATTCACGGacaaagaacagaaaagaaaccAACAACTCGGTGCCTTTCAGTCTGGTCAGCCCTGGCACATACATCACTGACTTGTATGTGAAGATTCAAAACCCTCTGGAGGCCTCCGGGTGCTATCTGGACAGGGTTTATTACAAAGCAAGACGTGCTGAGGAGGGCTTGGTGAACGTGATGATGCAGGGCCTCAGCGGGGAGAAACCAGTGGCCATGGAGGAGAGCGAGGAGCTGCTGCGGGTGGGGAGCACCCTGACCGGTTTTGGTGAGGTGGTGCTGGAGGGGGGTCAGGTGATGAGGCTGCAGGCCCCGCAGGACGGCCGCAAGTACATTCTGGTGCCCACTGACCACAGGAGCTTCATGGACAGGCACGAGAGATCAGCCAGCATGTGGAAGAAGCTGACTGCTGTAACCGGCATCACAGGGGCTTCTCTTCTAGCCAAAGTTATTTACGGCCTCGTGGGGAATCAGGATGACAAATCAAAATAG
- the LOC129088790 gene encoding vasoactive intestinal polypeptide receptor-like codes for MLVTVSKSVLILLPCMLLHPVFAAHSQMCDMVKEIDKERGLCEAQIENKTTGCSGTWDKITCWPSADVGEMVTIPCPKYLFYFSGDISTRNLSKTCTEGGWTPISMDSYVMDCGYNPNNTMDDNTSGEFFDAIKVGYTIGHSVSLFSLTIAIIILCLFRKLHCTRNYIHMHLFVSFILKAVAVFIKDVVLYDVGETDNCQSTVGCKAVLVFFQYGVMASYFWLLVEGLYLHTLLAVSFFSERKYFWWYILIGWGAPTIFISAWVITKAYLNDPGCWEIIDDSPWWIIKTPILVTILVNFFLFICIIRILRQKMNCPDIGRKESNQYSRLAKSTLLLIPLFGINYIIFAFIPDHIHRQVRMVFDLILGSFQGFVVAVLYCFLNGEVQAEMKRKWRRWMLQRFLGADTKYQQPSIGSNGNNFSTQITMFTKCSPTTRRASECQEHLSAI; via the exons ATGTTGGTGACGGTTTCAAAGAGCGTTCTCATCCTTCTCCCCTGCATGTTGCTGCATCCC GTGTTTGCAGCGCACAGTCAGATGTGTGACATGGTGAAGGAGATAGACAAGGAAAGGGGCCTGTGTGAGGCTCAGATTGAGAACAAAAcaacag GTTGCAGCGGAACGTGGGATAAGATCACCTGCTGGCCCAGTGCTGATGTTGGAGAAATGGTCACCATCCCTTGCCCAAAATATCTCTTCTACTTCTCTGGGGACATTTCCACAC GTAACCTGTCAAAGACCTGCACTGAGGGTGGCTGGACCCCAATCAGCATGGACTCATACGTAATGGACTGTGGATATAATCCCAACAACACCATGGATGATAATACTTCG gGAGAGTTCTTCGACGCTATCAAAGTGGGTTACACGATCGGTCACAGCGTGTCCCTCTTTTCTCTGACGATCGCCATCATCATACTGTGTCTCTTTCG GAAGCTGCACTGCACAAGAAACTACATCCACATgcatctgtttgtgtctttcatACTGAAAGCTGTGGCTGTTTTCATCAAGGACGTGGTTCTATATGACGTTGGGGAGACAGACAATTGCCAGTCAACT GTGGGCTGCAAGGCAGTGCTGGTCTTCTTCCAGTACGGGGTCATGGCGAGTTACTTTTGGCTGCTGGTGGAGGGCCTCTATCTCCACACTCTGTTAGCAGTTTCCTTCTTCTCGGAGAGGAAGTACTTCTGGTGGTACATCCTGATTGGTTGGG GCGCTCCAACCATCTTTATCTCAGCATGGGTGATTACAAAGGCTTATTTAAATGATCCGGG ATGCTGGGAGATAATCGACGACAGCCCATGGTGGATCATCAAAACGCCTATTTTGGTCACCATACTC GTTaattttttcctcttcatctgtATAATCCGGATTTTGCGACAGAAGATGAATTGCCCCGACATCGGAAGAAAGGAATCCAATCAGTATTC gaGGCTGGCTAAATCCACTCTGTTGTTGATACCTCTCTTTGGCATAAACTACATCATTTTTGCCTTCATTCCTGACCACATCCACCGACAAGTGAGGATGGTCTTCGACCTCATTCTGGGGTCATTTCAG GGTTTTGTCGTTGCAGTTTTGTACTGCTTTCTGAACGGTGAG GTACAAGCGGAGATGAAGCGTAAATGGCGCAGGTGGATGCTGCAGAGGTTCCTGGGCGCTGACACCAAGTACCAGCAGCCCTCCATAGGCAGCAACGGCAACAACTTCAGCACCCAGATCACCATGTTCACCAAATGCAGCCCCACGACACGCCGGGCGTCTGAGTGTCAGGAGCACCTCTCTGCCATCTGA
- the LOC129089135 gene encoding kelch-like protein 40a, with protein sequence MAALTIDPVEQPRMYQQSLLQDGLCDLLENDKFVDCVLQIQEQKFPCHRLVLAASSPFFKAMFLSDLEESKKREIVLKDVEPGVMGMILRYLYTSDISLTEQNVQDIFMVANMYQIPSIFSVCVSYLQEKLVLGNCLAIFRLGLLLDCPRLALSAREFICERFQVVIRDQDFLQLGPSELAIIITSDALNIEREEQVFESLMDWVRHDETNRVKDLPELLHCIRFRLIPVDYFKEKVERHQYLRFSQDIKMDLDLVKDAHKGRLPKPSKQSSNGAEGGEGSEEEDDEEEGYLPGILNNNPRFGMFELDLILMISDTGTVAYDPVGNECFVVSESTEIPKNHCSLVTKENQVFVVGGLIYNEENKDEPFSSYFLQFDPVSSEWLGMPSQPNPRCLFGLTEAENSIFVVGGKELKEGEHALDSVIIYDRQSFKWGESDPLPYEVYGHGTVSHKGLVYVIGGKSESKRCMKRVSVYNPTKFEWKDLAPLKTARSLFGITVHQDQIFVVTGVTDAGLTSSVEVYDITTNKWSEFTEFPQERSSLNLISMGGFLYAVGGFAMMPSETSEEPVPTEMTDIWRYDESDKCWNGILREISYAEGCTILPVRLNTLRLSKL encoded by the exons atGGCTGCCCTGACCATAGACCCGGTGGAGCAGCCTCGAATGTACCAACAGTCTCTACTTCAGGACGGACTGTGTGACCTCTTGGAGAATGACAAGTTTGTGGACTGTGTCCTCCAAATTCAGGAGCAGAAGTTCCCGTGCCACCGCTTGGTTTTGGCCGCCAGCAGCCCCTTCTTCAAGGCCATGTTCCTGTCCGACCTAGAGGAGAGCAAGAAGCGTGAGATTGTCCTCAAAGACGTGGAGCCGGGTGTTATGGGGATGATCCTGCGCTACTTGTACACCTCTGACATTAGTCTGACAGAACAGAACGTCCAGGATATCTTCATGGTTGCCAACATGTACCAGATCCCCTCCATCTTCTCAGTTTGTGTGTCCTACCTCCAAGAGAAGCTGGTGCTGGGAAACTGCTTGGCCATCTTCAGGCTGGGTCTGCTGCTAGACTGTCCGAGGCTTGCTCTGTCTGCTAGAGAGTTCATCTGCGAGCGCTTCCAGGTCGTTATCAGGGACCAGGACTTCCTGCAGCTGGGCCCGAGCGAGCTggccatcatcatcacctcagACGCCCTCAACATTGAGCGGGAGGAGCAGGTGTTTGAATCCCTGATGGACTGGGTCAGACATGATGAGACGAACCGGGTCAAGGACCTGCCAGAGCTGTTGCACTGCATCCGATTCAGGCTCATACCTGTGGATTACTTCAAAGAGAAAGTGGAGCGTCACCAGTATCTGCGGTTCAGCCAGGACATCAAGATGGACCTGGATCTCGTCAAGGATGCCCACAAGGGGCGTCTCCCAAAGCCCAGCAAGCAAAGCAGTAACGGGGCAGAGGGGGGAGAaggaagtgaggaggaggacgatgaggaGGAAGGGTACCTGCCGGGTATACTCAACAACAACCCTCGCTTTGGGATGTTTGAGCTGGACCTGATACTTATGATCAGTGACACAGGGACTGTGGCCTATGACCCGGTAGGAAATGAATGCTTTGTGGTCTCCGAGTCTACAGAAATCCCCAAGAACCACTGCAGCCTTGTGACCAAGGAGAACCAGGTGTTTGTTGTCGGAGGACTTATCTACAACGAAGAGAACAAAGACGAACCATTCAGCTCCTACTTCCTGCAG TTTGACCCAGTGAGTTCAGAATGGTTAGGGATGCCCTCGCAACCCAACCCTCGATGTCTGTTCGGCCTGACTGAAGCTGAAAACTCCATCTTTGTTGTTGGAGGAAAGGAACTGAAGGAGGGCGAGCACGCTCTGGACTCAGTCATCATCTATGACAGACA GTCATTCAAATGGGGAGAGTCGGACCCGCTGCCTTATGAAGTGTATGGCCATGGAACCGTATCACACAAAGGTCTCGTCTATGTCATTGGAGGAAAATCTGAAAGCAA GAGATGCATGAAAAGAGTCTCCGTCTACAACCCCACTAAGTTTGAGTGGAAGGACCTGGCTCCTCTGAAGACGGCCCGCTCTCTGTTTGGTATCACCGTCCACCAAGACCAGATCTTTGTGGTGACGGGGGTCACAGATGCAGGCCTCACCAGCTCTGTGGAGGTCTATGACATCACCACCAACAA GTGGTCTGAGTTCACAGAGTTCCCTCAGGAGCGCAGCTCTCTCAATCTGATCTCGATGGGGGGTTTCCTGTATGCTGTGGGGGGCTTTGCCATGATGCCCAGTGAAACCAGTGAGGAGCCCGTCCCAACAGAGATGACTGACATCTGGAG GTACGATGAGTCAGACAAGTGCTGGAACGGGATTTTGCGAGAGATTAGCTATGCAGAGGGATGCACTATTCTTCCAGTGCGCCTCAACACTCTGCGCCTCTCCAAGTtataa